ATCGCATAGGGCGGGCACTTCtatttatgcccattttacaggtggaaaGACTAAAGCCCTGAAAGGTCCAGAGAATGATGGCTACAACTGTTATTTAAATCACATAGTACTCAAGAGCCCTCTGTGTAGAGTACTGCCCTCATCCCTGTTTTAGAGGAAAGGACACTGAGGCATAAAGAAGTCTGGTACCCTGCCTAAGATCGCACTAGGAAACCTCAGAGCCAAGACGGGGCAGATGGCCGAGCCCACCCTGTGCCGCTCTGTTCCGAGCTGCTGGGTAGTGAGGTCGCAGACCTTGCAGCCAGCCGGCCAGGGGTCCAGCACCACAACCCCAGGACAACTCACTCATGGTTCCAAATCTCCATTTATCCCATCCTTACAATGGGAACATCAGTAGCACTTTCCTTCAGGGGGTGTCCCAAGTGCAACATAGAGTTGTGGGGAAAGCTCCTAGCAGCTGTCTTCATCCTGACAGTCATCACTTCTAGAGAGAATATCTGAATTTTTCCTGGCCACGTGTTCAGAGTTTACCTTGCGGAACCTGACCCACTGAAACTCTCAGCGTGTGAGAGACCATCAGCTCAGTCTCGAGTCAGGTCAGCTTGGCATGGGCTAAAATCTCTCCCCAGCTGCAGACCAGCTTTTCTGGACAGACCACTTTCCCAAGCAGAGTCCTCCTCTGTGCCCTGAAGTTAGTTCTATTCTGTCAAGATTGGGTGGTCAGATGCTGCCTGTGATTCTCAATCTGGGGTTTTGGGAAGAGGTGGTCCCTGAGCAAAGTGCCGGGGGCAGCTGTTCCGAAGGGCGGGTCGTGCGCATCCTGGGAGCTGGGTtgtccttcccctgctcagcTTCATACCTCATCGCCCCACACTCCCAGGCTCCCTTGCCTCTTACCTTCCCAGGGGGGGGGGACCCATGGGAGGCACCCCTAGaaactggggcagggggtggtggacAGCAGAAGCCAGGTCTGCCTCCCCAGCACTGTCGGCTTTTTGTTAGTTCTGTAAGGCTGCACCTGCTCCCAGTAAAGAGACCTGCTGTGATTCCATCTTCCGCTGGCAGGTTCCAGCTTCTGGGCTCTCCTTCAAACCCTCCGTTGCAACAGCTGgtaccaagtgaaagaagccattcaTAGAAGAATACCCAGTCTATTGATGTGAGGTTCGAGAACCGGCTTTCCATCGTCTTCAGTCATAAAACTCAGAACAGGTTTTGCCTTCAGGGGCAGAGAGGATGACCAGGAAGGGGCCAAAGGAAACTTCCTGAGAGTCTGGACATGTTTTGGACCTTGATGGAGGTCTTGATCACACAGGTGTTCACATTGGCAAAGACTCTATAAACCGTGCGTTAAGACCTGTGTGTTTCACGGCATGTAAACCGCGCCTCCATAAAATTAGTTTAATAGGAAGAAATCCGAGTTTAAATACAGAGAGTGCTCTCCAATTTCCTGGTTGGAGTCTGATGAaaacacagtttttatttttaaacataacatGTAGATCACAGAGGAGGATGGAAAATTTgtacataggttttttttttgttttttttttttttaaagcaataaaacaTGAGACTTCAGAGAGAATGTCACACTTGGGTTGGTTTATTTCAGGCCATGTTTCCCAGTCCCCAGGGGGCTATCCTTCATGCTCCCCTACTTTTCTCTGGTCTCAAATGTTGCAAAGCACCAACCTGTATATAAAGTGTCTAGCTCTGCGCCTGGTACATTGCAGGTGCCTGAGAAAGGTTCATTCCTATGAATACAAGTCGGGTTTAACGGATCACTCTCAGGCCTGTTTTCCGACTTTCTTCCAGACAGTGTGATTTCACCTTGTGACTTTCACAAAACATGCGACCTCTGAATTCTACCCTAGatggtggggtgtgggggagctTTCTCAGACAGCATAAGCCTGACCTACAAGCTCTTGCACAGACACGTATACAGGGACATTTTTATGTCACTCCTGGGAAAAGAAGCAGGAGATTCAGAATATCTGTGTGCCCCTCTTCACCACACCCTCAGGAAAATAGCCAGTCCAGCCCAGCACCTGCCTCGGCCTGATGATTAAGGGACAGCTGGTTGCCCTATCTGCTGGGAAGCTTGCCTATGCACATGTTTGATAAAGGCTGTTGGGAATGGCGCAGAAGACCCTGGAAACCTTGGCCAGCCCCCTAGGCCatgaggtagaggaagagggctGGGGCAGACATCCCGGCTCTATCTCAGGGTCCAGATGGAGCAGACGGCTTGTGAACATTCTGGTCCTCCAGGGCCTGGATGCCGTTGCCTAGCCAAGGGCGTGAGGAGGggccatctgccttctgctcagggccCAAGCGCTGGCTTGCCTGCTGGGGAGTGCGGTCCCGGAGCCCCCAGATCCCCAGCCCTGCTCTAGAAGGTGCTGTTCCGTGGGCCGCGGCCCCTGGCAGGTGGACAGGGCCCGAGCAGGCAGAGGCGGCGCTGGGTCTCCAGGCGGCAGAGGAGGTTCTGGTTGGACACCCGAGTGGCCACGCCCAGCCCACAGGTGGTTGAGCAGGGGCCCCAGGCTGTGCTCCACTCTGGGCAGGGGgcgccagggggtgggggagccacaAGGCCAGAAAACTGGGGTcctgggggaagaaagagaggtcaGAGCTGTGAGGTCAGGGCCTGGCAGCCAAGTCAACCCAGCCGCCAGCGGCGCCCTCATGGTCACGTCCCTTagcttctctggacctcagtttcttcccaTGTAAGTTTTCTAATGGGTGATAGTTAGGACTGAGTAAAATAACGGAGGGAGCATGCTTAGCACGGTGCTGTGAGCACCTCGTTTGTGCCGGGTACTAGGCAGCTATGATGGTGCCGGCCGTGATGGTCCCCCAGTACGTGGTGGGTTTCTCATTTCTGCACCCCATGGCATCTTCCAGGAAGAAGGTTGCGGCCTGTGAGTAGAGGTGCTGGGACTCGGTGGCAAAGCTGCTAGGGTTGTGAGGCTGTACCCGGAACAAGATGGGAGGGCTCGGCACCGTctagcttctcctcctcctcacatcTTATTCTGCTTTCTTAATATTGTGGTGTCCTTTCTTCCGGTCCTTATTAACCAAATGGTTCTCAGCTGGCGGTGACTGTGCTCCCCTCCTTTGGTGATGTCCAGAGACATCTTAATGGACACGGCTGGGACTGAGGCTACTGGAACCCAGCAGGGATGTTTCTAAACACCCTGCAGGGCACAGGGCAGCTCCCCTACAAGAGCGTCACCCAGCCCGAGTGTCACTCGTGCCCAGGTTGAGAAAGCCTGTGTGATATGCACCTGTGTGTGTGGAGGGCGTACagggacacacatgcacacacacacacacacacacacacacacacacttacagacACACGTAATGGAGATGAGATTGCATTTACAGTGTCGCACCCAGATTTTTCATATATAAGATGAACTCACTGGCATTCTCCTATGTATTTAAGTGAATGTGTTCCATTCCACAACAGGGATACTGACAGCCACCACGGATGGAGTGCTCTGTGCGAGCTGCTGCTGTGACTGCTTTCCTTGGGCTTACTCATCCAGACCTCTACAACAGCTCTGCAAGTTAGACACACTTACCCTCATCTTATAGTtgggggaactgaggcacagagaagttaagcaactttctcagagtcacacagctaggaaataGAGAAGCTGGGCTTAGAACCcagacagactccatgctgaacccCATCCTGCTCTACTCTGATGCGGCACCAACATCAATGAACCAATGCCTTCTTTTCAGctgcctttctttaaaaagatcgtGTTCATATAATGACAATAACCCACTAATGTAACAGTAACAAGTTCTCTAGAACCAAAGAGTTTATAGCAAGAGGTAACTATCTTTCCTCCATCTCTGACCACCCCTAAGCCCACATCCCAGAGGCAACCACTTCACCTGCTTCAGTTTTGAGTTCCCCTTTGGATAAGCCCAAATaactacatatttataatattacataacatttaaattatatgAATGTATTATTAATGCATATCGCTATATTAGAAATAGACCACTAGTGTCTATCATAATAGTATACCTCTGCTATGAAACGGGAACATTCGATCCAAGTATCCtagccctcccttcccttccctgctccaccaccaatttttattttccattatttatgatttagaattatttgcttgTTGTTTTGTCCGTTTAAAGAAGTCTTGTGACTCCCGCTGGGCTTTCCGAGTGTCCTCAGCCACCAGCCCCTCCCAGCAGCGGTCAGGGAAACCTGAGCTCTGACAAGTCCAAGTGTCTTGGCTCCAGGGGAAGCCCCACCCCGCGGTGGCCCTGGCCCGGGCCTGGGCCCCCCCAGCACTCACCTTGGGCTGGGAGGGGCCGGAcccccagctcccttccctgGTCGCACACCCACTCAGGGCAGCACTTGCCGGGGACCTCAACCCTCCTGGGATGCGGACAGTCCCAGCTGGGCAGCCGAACGTCCTCGCTGCACAGGGGCACACAGGTGAAGCCCCCGTCCTCACACTGGCAGCGAATCCGGCAGTGGGGCTGGAAGGTCTCGCCATCCCGGTACAGGCGGCCGTTCACCTCACAGCTCCCGTCATCCTCTCCCCCTGCAGAGGAGAAACCGGACCCCCATCCATGACCCCCAGCTTTTCCCTGGGCAAGACCGTGCCAGCCACATCCTCTACCCGGTCTCTCGGCAGAGCTGGCCAAGATCCTGCTGGGGACCCGGTCCCTTCGGCATCTGCTCGCTGCCAAGGTGCTCCAGCCGGTCCCCATCGCCAGCCTCCCCTGGGGCCCGCGGGAAGACAGTGTGGTGTACCGCATCCTGGCATAGGCGCTGTGGGGACACTGGCCTGGTTGGAGCCCCCACTCTGCTTTTTATTAGCTATGGAGCTTGGCCAAACGACTTTACTTCTTcctacctcagtttccttatctgcaaaatgggttaTAATGGCACTTATTTCACAGGGTTGTGGTAGAGACCAAATGAAATGATGTATGTAATGAATCCAACATAAAAGAGACCTTCAACAGATCCCAGATGCtctgttgttattattaatgtaattaattactatatactatattattaagTATATAACTTACATTCGCACTGAGAGTTCATGCAACACACTTTCAATGTGCCTCTGCCAGGCTGTAGTCACCCCTGCCAGGCCTGGGCTTAACCTGCTGGCTTTGTGACTTTAGacaagttgcttaacttctctgagtcacCTTAACAATAGCAATGATGAGAACAGCTCCATGCCTTCAGGTACGGGAGACGATATTCCATAACTTCTAACACCGTGCtaggcatacagtaggtgctcaagggACACTCTTCAAGTGAAACCCTCAAGATAGGGGTGTTATTCCCACTTCCTGCACTGAGCAAGCACTCCTTGAGGGCCGGGGCCGCCCTATAATGGCTCAGAGCATGGCTGGGACACACCCAGGTCATTTGAATGAATGTCTTGTGCAAGACCCAGCAAAGAAGAGACACTCATGAAAGGGTTCTGTTTTCTTACGGTTCCGGAGATGTGTCGTGTGCCCCTCCTGAGTGCCAAGCCACTGGGATCCTAGACAGGACCAAGACGTAGTCCTTGTCTTGAAAGATGGAGCACCAGGCAGGGGACAGATGTGAAAGTCACCATCTGCCAGACAGAATGAAAAGCCAAGGAGAGGCCTAGGTGAGCCGCCCGGGGAGGGCAGAGCAAGGAGGAACCGAAAGTCCTGGAGACTCCGGGGGCAGTTCAGCTGGGTCTGGGGAAAGATTTGCCCGAAGGCAGGTTTTCCCAGGTCTTCAAAATAAAACCTCCAATAGGCCCATACCTACGCAGGGATTTGGGACCTATGCGGGGATTTGGGATCTGCGCAGATGTGGGTGCCAGCCCCTGTTCCCACTTGCTAACTGTGGGGCTTGGGACAGGTCACTGCACCTCTCTGAGCCAAATTACCCGGCTCCCAGGGCCACTGGAGGATTAAAGGAACTAGTGTACTTAAGGCATTTTTCCAAAAGCCTGGAACATAGCAGATGCTCAGTGAACGGGAGTGGGGGAATGTCCGTTCCTCGGGGAGGACAGAACGAGAGCCAGCTCTCTCCCAGCTCCTTCCAGGCCACAGCCCTCTGACGCCAAATCCCTGACCTTGGGCCTGGATCATGTGGCCGCCAGACTAGGGGCAGCTGCCCCTTAATCCTGAGGGGTCTCCCACCAGATTCCTGGGGCCACAGCCCTGGGCTCCTGGTCTCCGGGAGGATCTGGTAAACAGAGGGATTGTTTCGGAAAGTCAGCTGGAGGGGTGATAATTTTAGCAAGGTTTCCTGGCACCTCTCCTGGTCCTCCAGCTCAGAgctggctgggggcggggctgagGATCCCTGGGCGGCCACTCCCCACCCTGGGGTCTGTGTACCTTTGTGCGGGGTCCCAAACACCAGGAGGCACCTCCTAAGGTGCTCACTCTTCAATCCGCCAGCCCCTACCCCCTGTCAACCATACACACATACAGTTGCCAAAATCCTACTTCCTCTTCAAGGTCCTTCCAATGCCCCCTTGTCCGGCAAACTCCCTCAAATAACTTCAGAGCCCAGTCTTGTCACCTGGTGATCTCTGTGTCCCTCTTTCCCTCGGAGAATCCCTTGCAGGAGAAGGAAcaacagaggattttttttctcccctttggcCACTTGCAAACTGTGTGACCTCGGAGAGGTGACTTCACCCCTCTGAACCCCAGTTCTTTCATTTGCAAAGTCATTTTAATAATAGAACCTACCCCTTATTAAGGGTAAAATGAGATCACATGTGTAAAGGTCGTGCCCACAGGACACGCGCCCTGAAAGGTTCCTGTTCCTACAGCCTCCCCGGAGCTCTTACTCTTGTTGTTTCATTCAGTCAGTGCTTATTTACTGGGGGCCTCCTGCATGCTAGGGACTCATGATACAACAATGGTTAAACAGGCAAAAATCCTGCCCTCATTGGAGCTTTCGCTCTCATGGAAATAAACACTATAAACAAGTAGAGTTTATGATGTCCAGTGGTGATTAGAGCTAGAAAAATAATGGGAGGCAAGGTTCAGGAGTGTTGAATATGGTGATCGGGGAAGGCCTCCCAGAGAAGGTTGTATTTGAGAAAGATGAGAAGGAGATGCAGGAACTCGCCATGCAGATATCTGGGGGGAAAGAGCATTGGCAGAgcaaacagccagtgcaaaggccctgcagTGGAAGCTCCCCTAGGGTATTTAAGGAACAGAATAGGCCAGCATGGCTagagcagagagcaggagagaggggggGAGTTAGGCAGGGTCAGAGAGAAAACAGGAGCAGGACATTACGGGGCCTTGTAGCCACTGAGAGGGCTGGCTTTTACTTGGAGGCAGTGGGAAGCTGTTGGAGgccttgaggaaaaaaaagggaTGTGATCTGATGTATGTATTGAAAGGAGCCCTGTGGCTGCTGTGTTGGGAACACAGTAGGGGGTGAGGACAGAAGCGGGGAAATTATTATAGGGCCGCTGCAACAGCCAGCACGTGATGGTGAGGCTCAGACCAGGCTGGTAGCCGTGGAGGGACTGAGAAGGGGCCAGAATGTCAGGTTCTAGAATATTGTGAAGACTTCGCTGGTGGGCGTATGTGGGGTGTACAAAATGACAGATATCAAGAATGACTGTAATTCATGACTGTAAGGTTTTGAATTCAAGCCGCAGGAAGGGTGGAGATGCCCTTGGCTGAGCTGGGGAGGCTGCACACTCGGAGTGTGGGGTGTTGGGAGCTTATGGTGGACATGCACACAGCTCAGAgtctgctgtcaaaggtctgtccGGCTAGGAATTGACTGGAGAGTTTGAGGCAGCATATTCCCCGCAGAGCTAAGACCTAGACTCTGCCTCTGTAAGGTCTTATCTGTGGGGTTCACCAGCCTCTGGATCTGGTTCATGAACACCCACTGTGTTGCCCAACCACAGCTGGGAGTTGTAGGAAGAAGCAAAGACCAGCTACAGTCTAAAGTCTGAATCAAGATGGAATAAGACAAGCCCCTTAGTAAACTTAGTGACGGGAATAGCCAATATGGACTAATCATATGCTGAGGGTCAGGCAGTAGAGTGACGGACATGAAGATTGTGAAGCCAGCTCCCTGAGTTCAAATCCCGGCTCAGCCActtatgagctgtgtgaccttaggcaagtggcctaacctctctgtgcctccagttTCCACCCGTCTATAAAATGCAGATGACATTAGTACCAACTTCATATGATTTCCAGAGATTAAATGAGGTGGTATTTGTGAAGCccttagtgcc
This genomic interval from Mustela lutreola isolate mMusLut2 chromosome 9, mMusLut2.pri, whole genome shotgun sequence contains the following:
- the CCN5 gene encoding CCN family member 5, translated to MRGTPQTHLLAFSLLCLLSKVCAQLCPTPCACPWPPPRCPLGVPLVLDGCGCCRVCARRLGEPCDHLHVCDPSQGLVCRPRVGSGYRGAVCLWGEDDGSCEVNGRLYRDGETFQPHCRIRCQCEDGGFTCVPLCSEDVRLPSWDCPHPRRVEVPGKCCPEWVCDQGRELGVRPLPAQGPQFSGLVAPPPPGAPCPEWSTAWGPCSTTCGLGVATRVSNQNLLCRLETQRRLCLLGPCPPARGRGPRNSTF